A DNA window from Helianthus annuus cultivar XRQ/B chromosome 15, HanXRQr2.0-SUNRISE, whole genome shotgun sequence contains the following coding sequences:
- the LOC118487166 gene encoding uncharacterized protein LOC118487166 encodes MTTDHGSRNTILINVLTCVILLPSVILMMMNHCEGSLLSSRKYADECNGTMAECPTLVEEDEEFLTDTEEHRRILAGYRKPTPKLTYHAQKRNPVCGKKCPGAYKVNKKRSCLKTTYCNRGGGGHKGLL; translated from the coding sequence ATgacaactgatcatggatcaaGAAACACCATCTTGATCAATGTCTTAACTTGTGTCATCTTGTTACCATCAGTCATCCTCATGATGATGAATCATTGTGAAGGATCTTTATTGTCATCAAGGAAGTATGCAGATGAGTGCAATGGCACTATGGCTGAGTGCCCAACGCTAGTCGAAGAAGATGAAGAGTTTCTTACGGACACCGAAGAACATCGACGGATTCTGGCTGGCTATAGAAAACCAACACCTAAACTTACTTATCATGCTCAAAAGCGTAATCCAGTTTGCGGCAAAAAGTGTCCTGGTGCTTATAAAGTTAATAAGAAAAGGTCATGCTTGAAGACGACTTACTGCAACCGCGGAGGAGGTGGCCACAAGGGGTTGCTTTGA